The nucleotide sequence GCCGCAATTACGCATCTAATTAGGAATTTGCAGAATCATTATTGGCTCTAAAAGGTGAAACCAATGGCTATCACTTCGGTCGTgggaggtaggtggggggggggggggcagaggcaggTAAGGGAAGGGCAGTGCGGGTTATCTTGCATTCCTCACGCACGTGTATGTATTATTTTGTGGAAAATGTGGCGAATACATCTTCAGTTCCCCTGTAGGTGAGGTAGATATGTTTGTTTTATAGGTGTGGATACATTCATGGtagacatacacttatatacatatataagcggaCATAGACTTGCTGTACAttgacacacgcgcgcgcacacacacacacacacacacacacacacacacacacacacacacacacacacacacacacacaccatctggTACGCCCACTAACATCGCCGACGTAACCCAGGCAGCTgacgaccccctcctccccctcccctcccccctaaccccccgcCAGCGTTACCAACAACCCCCAACCACgtgactcctccccccccccctctctttcaccagTGCTAACCCCCCACCTCATTTGCCTTCAGGCTATGGCAACATTGGTTAGGGGGCgtggaggacggggagagagagagagagagagagagagagagagagagagagagagagagagagagagagagagagagagagagagagagagagagagaagggagagaggagggagagaggagagagagagagagagagagagagagagagagagagagagagagagagagagagagagagagagagagagagagagagagataggggttggtgatcgagagagaaaagagagaaaaaaagaaaaagatagacaaatgaCACAATCACctatgcagatagataggtaataaaacaattatcacaaatattaaaaACGCCAGCAACCCGCAAAACAGTAAATAATCTAATCcaacaacctaacctaacctgaggAAAcagtgaagcaaaaaaaaaaaaaaaaaaaaaaaaaaagtttagaacgttaacttaaaacaaaaaaaaagtgaaatgttgCAGCCTTTGCAAGATAAAGGGGGCTTTCGGATAAAACAAGAGATGACGACGAAAGGTTTTGTATATTGAGTGACGgcaaggaaataaaaatagcagagaataaaatcaagaaaaatgtcTTATGTAGGGGAATCGCGTTTTTATGCGAGTGGGacgaaaaggtggggggggggggggtaaaatttggacctgctgtgcgtgtgtgtgtgtgtgtgtgtgtgtgtgtgtgtgtgtgtgtgtgtgtgtgtgtgtgtgtgtgtgtgtgtgtgcgtgcgtgtgtatgggcgTTAGAGGGATTGGGgtttggagagaaagggagaatagatgtgtgtgtgtgtgtgtgtgtgtgtgcgtgtgcgtgtgcgtgtgcgtgtgcggttttagggtataagggagagagggttagggTTCAATGGAGTGAGAGTTaacaggaggggagaaggagggagagagggagggcagattGGCGCAAcgttgaaagggagagggaggaacgagCGTTAActgtggaggaaagagaaagagagaaaaaaacaaaagaatacgtGTTTCAAAATGGATaatgtagagagcgagagagagagagagaaaaagagaaagagaaagagagagagagggagggagagagagagagggagagagagagagagagagagagagagagagagagagagagagagagagagagagagagagagagagagagagtaaatgagaggaaataaaaataaggaaacaagggaagaagaaaggagaagaagaagagaatggacaaaaaaaggtgaagatgggggtagggagggaggtgagcTTCTATTGTCATGAAGGAGAGATTGATGGATGcgttgaaggagagaggggggaggagcggaggtgggggtggggggagagggtgatggacgTGCACATCAAGGGCTatatgacccccctccccccccactaacACCCTCCCAACCGGCTTCCGCGCatcttcccttcaccctgcctcacACACGCCCCCGCTAcccttctcctacccttcccccccctccctccccatttatgCCTCTCTCTTCCAACCCCCCTACTATTCCCTCACCCCACCGCCACCCCGaaagcccccccaccccaaaccatttcctcatccctcaccccccccccacaaagttcccccttccaccccccccccccaaagtccCCCTCCGACCGTGGCTCGTCCTCAATGGTTTAGACTTTGAGGTTGACAGGCAATTTGGTAAGTGATTACTTCGTGATATTTACTCGCGAACGGCCGAGGGTAATCTAGAGTGACGGGCTttggtgaggggaaaagagagacagagagacacagcgagagagagagaagggggaaaggggagggaaagagttaagggaagggaaaagatgtgtagagggagcgagagagatagaaaatgtttttgttttttttagaaaaagCTAGCTAAAACTTAGGGAACTGGTTGATAGTCATTTGTCTTTCGTTTGTCTTTATGGcgtaattttttttatagaaagattgtgcacttcgagagagagaaaaaaacgtgaTTGTATTAAAGGGAGTGAAAACTACTGTTctacctaaaaaaataaaaaaaacgctgTTGACGCTGACGTTTGTtaaatttttttgtgatttttttttcaaggctCTAGTTCccatttttataaacattttacgTGGCagccttttaaaaaatatatatatatatataaagagaaccaTTCCTCAGCAACACCAAAGGAATTTATGGCTCTGTCCTCGACGGTCCATCGGTTCAATGCAGTCGTTAATCCGTCGGTCCATTTTTACGACAAAAATAGATCCCCAAATATTATGACGTACATCGCCGTATCCAAATTTAGAACGCGTGATATAAAACGATAGAGTCACTCGATTGATTGCCGCGGCTGCCATTTGAGCAGTTGAAAACGATCAACGGCCCAACGGCAGAGGTCGGGCGGTCCAGAGGCCTTGTAGCCGACACCTGCAACTGTCTCTTTTGAAGGATTTAGGAGAGGGGGACAGACGCGGCACTGGCCAGGGGAGCGTAACCTTCCACTGGATGGcgctagggggagggggaggaggaggaggaggaggaggaggaggaggaggaggaggaggaggaggaggaggaggaggaggaggaggaggtagaggaggaggaggtagaggaggaggaggtagaggaggaggaggtagaggaggaggaggtagaggaggaggaggtcgaggaggaggaggtcgaggaggaggaggtcgaggaggaggaggtcgaggaggaggaggtcgaggaggaggaggtagaggaggaggaggtcgaggaggaggaggtcgaggaggaggaggtcgaggaggaggaggtagaggaggaggaggtagaggaggaggaggtcgaggaggaggaggtcgaggaggaggaggtcgaggaggaggaggtcgaggaggaggaggtcgaggaggaggaggtcgaggaggaggaggtcgaggaggaggaggaggaggaggaggaggaggaggaggaggaggaagaggaagaggaggtagaggaggaggaggtagtggaggaggaggtagtggaggaggaggtcgaggaggaggaggtcgaggaggaggaggtcgaggaggaggaggtcgaggaggaggaggtcgaggaggaggaggtcgaggaggaggtcgaggaggaggaggaggaggaggaggaggaggaggaggaggaggaggaggaggaggaggaggaggaggaggaggaagaggaagagggggtagaggaagaggaggtagaggaagaggaggtagaggaagaggaggtagaggaagaggaggtagaggaagaggaggtagaggaagaggaggtagaggaggaggaggaggaggagaaggagaagaagaagaagaagaagaagaagaagaagaagaagaagaagaagaagaagaagaaaaggaggaagaagaagaaggtggagttGGAAGGAAAGGTGCTTGTAgtgaaagcgaagagagaggagttGGACGAAAAAGTTGAAGGAGTAGCAAGAGGatcagaaataaaaagataacagaagaaatactcaagggagtggagaaagagaaaaacaaagaaatcaccATAGGTATAAATcccaagagagagcgaaagagagagcgagagagcgagagagagagagagaaagagagagagagagagagagaaagagaaagagaaagagagagagagagagaaagagaaagagaaagaaagagaaagagaaagagaaagagaaagagaaagagagagagaatgagagattgagaaaCGAGCCACGGAGAAGGGCGCAGCATGAGTAAAAGGACGGATGCAATATCGAAATGCATTTCACGGGCGGACCGGAGGAGGCGGGTGGCGCCATCTGTGCACGTTCCGGCGGAGATAGTGTCATTTGTGTTGCAGTGACATCGACGGTGCGcgagtgaggagggagaaagagagaaagagtcagaagaggagatggagagagagagagagtgagtgagagggggagagagagagaaagagagaggagatggagcgagagagagagagtgaatgagaggaggagatggagagagagtgagagagagagagagatagagagagatagagatagatagagatagagagagagagagagagagagagagagagagagagagagagagagagagagagagagagagagagagagagagtgtgtgagagtgagagtgagagtgagaggagaagatggagagagagaggaggaggaggaggaggaggaggaggaggaggaggaggaggaggaggaggaggaggaggaggaggaggaggaggaggaggagatggacagacagacagacagacagacaaacagagtttgagaggaagagagagagtgaatgagaggaggagagagagagagagagagagagagagagagagagagagagagagagagagagagagagagagagagagagagagaaagagagagagagagaaagagagagagacagagaaagagagagagagagagagagagagagagagagagagagagagagagagagagagagagagagagagagagagaggataggggaagtgtgtgaagaggggagtgagaaagtaagagaggaggaggagagacagagacagagagagagaggagagagagagagggaggagagaagagagagagagagagagagaaagaagagagaagagagaagagagaggagagagaaaaagagagagagagaaggggaaagagaggagagacagagaaaatagagagagaagaagagagagagatgagagaagagagagagagagggattgacgagtaggagagagagagagagagagagagacgcgcgctCGTCCTGATACATAATAAACGACCTAAGAGAACCCCATATCTTATAAGAGGATTCGATCAACAAGACCCGAATCCTCTCTGTCTCCCGTGACTTGGAATTCCCGCCTCCATTATCGTACAATTTATATTCGCTCTATCAGGGGGCCATTTTTTCCAGTGTTTATATCCGTTGATTTCTTTATGTTCGCTTTCATTTAGACCTAATCGTTTAGGTTCCCacttacctctttctccccttcaccttaactccctttctccccttccactctccaccctttctcccttccactctccaccctttctcccttccactctccaccctttctcccccttccactctccaccctttctccccttccactctccaccctttctcccttccactctccaccctttctccccttccactctgcaccctttctccccttccactcttcaccctttctccccttccactctctaccctttctcccttccactctccaccctttctcccttccactctccaccctttctccccttccagtctctaccctttctcctcttccactctccatcctttctcctcttccactcttcaccctttctccccttccactctccaccctttctccccttccactctccaccctttctcccttccactctccaccctttctccccttccactctccaccctttctcccttccactctccaccctttctccccttccactctccaccctttctccccttccactctccaccctttctccccttccactctccaccctttctccccttccactctgcaccctttctccccttccactcttcaccctttctccccttccactctctaccctttctccccttccactctccaccctttctcccttccactctccaccctttctccccttccactctccaccctttctccccttccactctccaccctttctccccttccactctgcaccctttctccccttccactcttcaccctttctccccttccactctctaccctttctccccttccactctccaccctttctcccttccactctccaccctttctccccttccactctccaccctttctccccttccactctgcaccctttctccccttccactctccaccctttctccccttccactctcctctctttctccccttccactctccaccctttctcccttccactctccaccctttctccccttccactctgcaccctttctccccttccactctccaccctttctccccttccactctccaccctttctcctcttccactctccatcctttctcctcttccactctccatcctttctctccttccactctccaccctttctccccttccactcttcaccctttctccccttccactctccaccctttctctccttccactctccaccctttctccccttccactctcctctctttctccccttccactctccaccctttctccccttccactctccaccctttctccccttccactctccaccctttctccccttccactctgcaccctttctccccttccactctccaccctttctccccttccactctccaccctttctccccttccactctccaccctttctccccttccactctccaccctttctccccttccactctccaccctttctccccttccactctccaccctttctccccttccactctcctctctttctccccttccactctccaccctttctccccttccactcttcaccctttctccccttccactctccaccctttctccccttccactctccaccctttctccccttccactctccaccctttctcccttccactctccaccctttctccccttccactcttcaccctttctccccttccactctgcaccctttctccccttccactctccaccctttctccccttccactctgcaccctttctccccttccactctccaccctttctccccttccactctcctctctttctccccttccactctccaccctttctccccttccactctccaccctttctccccttccactctccaccctttctccccttccactctgcaccctttctccccttccactctccaccctttctccccttccactctccaccctttctccccttccactctccatcctttctctccttccactctccaccctttctccccttccactctccaccctttctctccttccactctccaccctttctccccttccactctcctctctttctccccttccactctccaccctttctccccttccactctccaccctttctccccttccactctccaccctttctccccttccactctgcaccctttctccccttccactctccaccctttctccccttccactctccaccctttctccccttccactctccatcctttctctccttccactctccaccctttctccccttccactctccaccctttctccccttccactctccaccctttctccccttccactctccaccctttctccccttccactctccaccctttctccccttccactctccaccctttctccccttccactctcctctctttctccccttccactctccaccctttctccccttccactcttcaccctttctccccttccactctccaccctttctccccttccactctccaccctttctccccttccactctccaccctttctccccttccactctcctctctttctccccttccactctccaccctttctccccttccactcttcaccctttctccccttccactctccaccctttctccccttccactctccaccctttctccccttccactctccaccctttctccccttccactctccaccctttctcccctccctcctcaccctttctcccctccctcctcaccctttctttcccccctccacaccccctctccccctctcccacttcccccttcccccttcccccttccctcctcccccctgcccctcccccgtaGTTCGACGTTTCTAATGCGAGTTTATTGTTTGGAATTGGAACGTTTGTCTCAATTTCGTGTTGTTTTGAATCCGGTTAGCACGCAGAGGTTTAGGCTTCAGTTCGACCGTCTGTCAACCCGAGGCACCGTAATTACTGTTGTATTTAcagcgtattattattattatcaagttgAAGTCAGAGTATTAAGAAAATGGCATTTGCCTTTTGCCGCTAATGTAGCTGTCGAAATAAAAAAGGTGCATCGCAAGCTGATAACGTTGGTATTATTTGTAACAGTGTGATCGCGTTGGTCTTGTATCTTTATTGTTAAAGGTGCCTGTGGTTggcgttttgtgtgtgtctgtgcgtgtgtttgtaatggtgtgtgtgtctatgtgggtatttatatgcgcgtgtgtgtttgcattagaAATAACAACAGACAAGGAGGAAATAAAAAGTTGGAGACAAGAaatcaaaaggaaagagagagaaagagagagagaatgagagagagagagagagagagagagagagagagagagaaagagagagagagagagagagagagagagaaagagagagagagagagagagagagagagagagagagagagagagagagagagagagagagagagagagagagagaggtgggtgggaagggggaagagaaagagaaagaggaaattgaaaatgaagagagaaataggggaaggaaaaagagaagaaaatgaggaaaaaaacgagagaagatatagggaaaggaaaaagagaagaaaatagaggaaaaaaacgagagaagaaacagagggaaaagagagaaaaaaaagaaaaagaagagagatgaaacagaggaaggaaagagagaaagaataaagcaaAGCCAGTAGAAAGCCCGTGGGAAAGGCTCCTCGGTCGAGAGGCAGCGCGAGCGTGGAGACCTAagaccttcccccctctccccctcccccgctaacATCTGCGTGTCTTATATTCCATTAAAGAAAACTCTCTCGCCGTGACCGCTGGTATGACCGCAACGGCGTGTCCGGCGACCGTGCGGCGGCGGTGAGCAGAGGCACGTTTTCTCACGGGCGCCTCACCTCGCTTCCGGCCGCGCGAACCGAAGGCGCTGGCGGGGGAGCGCAGGCGAGGGCTTGCCTGCGCCCGGAGCCTGCGTGCCGAGGAGGGCGCCGGGAGGGAGGCtatgccattgttgttattagtgttattactgttttgATGTGAATTTGATCATTTTtatgtttgattttgttattattagtagtagtactatcgttataattgttatgattttcgttactgtcatcatcatcatcaccatttaaaTTTTCAccgtcagtattgttattattactattattgctgttttgatgttgttttaatcatcgttattgttgttattcttataaatagttgtagtagtactatcattattttattattattttcattataatcatcatctttaattatatcatcaccatcattatgattcttattatcattattgttattcgtgCTAGCATTAttgtactgttactattatcaacccgaccgccccggatttattttctgtcccctgtagcttttgtgaatgttgttacatgcagatggctccacatgtgctcagccggcaaggagtctatcagtagccctagtgaccgatcctgatttccccattccttgattttacgggaaatgtgtttttctttctaatacagtTGGcatcgatactgttgttattgttgttatgattattaagttgttatcaaaatcttgataatatttaagacaatgaaataatgcaaaagatcctttccaaaaaacgagaaaaagggtaaacaggtgagataggtagaactaataaccgactccttagtgactaaacgcttgtaaagccatctgtgtgttaatacaataaataaacttgtattacatttggGATGGCATGAATTCCTGACACAGTTGGCGATTGGGTTAAGTACTTAAGCACAATCCTACCTTCCTATATTATTTTGATGCATTTTTCCCAATACCTacctttataatattatttttcctttcaccaCACTTCATATTCTTTACTTTCCTAATCCAGTTCAACCTCAtgtacccccctcacccccctccccctctttgcctttcctccgtccttcgccattcctctcttccttctttttaactTCCTCATTCTCCGTTcccttatttctcccctctcccttccatccttttcaTCCTTGCCTAGTCCTTTTTGTCggtttcttattcctcttcatcttcgttttccttttttttctcatttgtctTATTCACTtctgatttcccttttctttttcttagttttcctttcttcattcccttactttctcttacttcccccttcatttacactcttttctctcttgtttgtcaCTTCTTTattcatctcgctctctccttctcccttcctcgttcccattccttttcacccttccttacctcctcttccgtcccttccccattcctttccttttcccttttctctagtcttcttatttcttctctgtcttcgtttccacccttctcttcccttctttgtcacttcctcctcttttcgtcttcccactcccccttcttacATCTCCTGTTGGTTtttactcctccctttcctcttgcttgccctgttccttccttactcctttccctcctcctttttccccctcttccccttctattttcctattccctcttctccttttccttatttctcatcTTCCCCCCTTCGTTTTCACCCTTCCGCGGCGTTTCCAGGCGACAGGTGCTTCTGTTTGCGTGCGCGGTTCGAGAGGTCTGTGTCGGTGCCGCTGCGTGACGGTatgttagtattgataatagattAAATTGCGGGTTATGGAAGATATCTCTGTCTGCGCTACAGAACCACGTGTTACTTtttctttagtcttttttttattagtgttctgtctttttctttttctttttagctttaTGGGTTgttgggttgttgttttttttaggattcgtagttctttttttttttcttttttttttctttattgctgttatattGTATTTCCTTTCGGTGTCCCTTTTTTCGTGGTAATGACAGTGGTCTTTTTTGGGATTTGtactttttattcaatttttttgttgctgtattttttttttttttttttttttttttatctctgtataATGACCTCCCTTTTTTGGCTTCATTGCGCTTCCCGATTCGCCTCTTAGTCTTTGTGGTGGTTTACCAAACAAAGCTTCGCAGATTGTGATGAATGATCAGTAAGCATATCATCATTAATTGTGATAAATGGAAGAACAGTCAGATTACATGCGCTTATTCCTCAGGTTCGCATCACTCCCGTCATTAGTTTCTTCATCTTAATTTAGTTAGAGttggttatcattaataatatttttgtcgGTCTTCATACTTtgagcttattattattaccttgttCGCATTCCTAGTcgggttattgttgttaatgctacTTTGTTTACACTCATCTTTAAGCGCGACGAGACTAACAGCTTCTCTGTTTACGTGTGCAGGCAGTGAGTGACTGGTCGGCGGCCACAGCGATGGTGGGTGACAGGCGGCATCCCCTGCTGGCACAGATGCCCgccccgcccacccacgcccagcGACCGGGCATGGTTGGGGTTCCGGGCGTGGGCGTCAAGCTCATGCAGGAACCCGGCTTTGCCGCCCACGACTCCCACCTGTACGCCCACCGGGATCTCCAGCAGGCGTCAGGAGGCGCGAGGTACCGGGAGGATCACTCGGCCGCCTCGTCCTCCGCCTCGGCGCAAGGCCTCAGGTACTTCCACATGGCCGCTGCAGGAGGCGCCGTCGGGGAGGACGAGGGCGGCCGGCGACAGAGGGCGCTGTCCCCGGGGTCGCAGCACTCGGCGGCCGCCACGTTCTTTGCAAGGTAAGCTTACACTGTTCAGTATTACCCGCATGAAGCAGCACAGGCTCTGGGGCCGTGCCTAAGCCCCGACAGGCCTCACGTCAGACTACGTCTTGCCTCATTTAATACACCTCGAAAAAGTAGAgattaagaaatataaaagaaatacaaagaaagactaTTCGAGCGTGTATCTCTGGTGAGAGTTCACACTTGAGTTTTGCGTTTTACACATTTTGAATACTATTCTGAATCCTAAGCTTTTACGTCTAgcaaaatactaataacacagTATTTACATCTCACCCATAAAGGTGTGAATAGACTAAAATTAATAGACTAGAATTATCAATTACATTAAGAACAAGATGTCACTCTTTACTTGTATAAATGATACTCATGCCAGTAAATGGATACTAGCCATTAAGAGAGTTCGtgaaaatgcatatatgaatatatatttgtacgtctCTGCATTATAGTCAATATATTACAAGGCGCTCTCTTTAATTACAAAAGCTCCAGGCGCTATCTAAAAGTTATATATGAATCTAAACCCTTCAAGGAAAAGATTATCAGAATTATACATAGTCAATCAGTCATTGATGATGCATGCTGGAAAGTCATTAATTTGCAATATCCAAAGATTAATCCAGTGTGATCGATTAAAAGTATTACAATTATTCTGAGATGAtgctataaataaataacacgagTATGCGCAAGTAggttacataaatatttttattaaaatatactcgcgaaaataataacaaaaccgtgtgtatatatatctgtgtatatgcgcGTTTGGGGACgagcagtgtatgtgtgtgtttgtgtttgtttgtatgcttgtatttgtttgtatatgtttgtgtgtgtgtgtttgtttgtgtttgtatgtgtgtgtgtgtgcttgcgtgtgtgcgtgcgtgtgtgcgtacgtgcgtacgtgcgtgcgtgtgtgtgtgtgtgtgtgtgtatgtgtgtgtgtgtgtgtgtgtgtgtgtgtgttgtatgtatatgcatatgcgttcAGACACACGACACGTGCTTATGAATACCTCAGTCCTCCCTCAAGATAAATACACGCAAaaacgaagggggaaaaaaacttaAACCGTCCTCAAGGCGGCTACACTCATGCCATTGAAGGTGCTAAGGTCCATATGTAACTTATCAGACACGGAATTATGGTCTTACAGCCCTGGCGCCGCCTTAAGTCACCAAGTCAACATAACTTGTGACCGATATGAAGAGCCTTTGccggctgggagggggagggggaggggggagtggagggggggagagggtagccACTTTTCACGGAAAATATGCGAGACCAGAATATTTAAATCGAGCACAATTTTTCAGtctcactttttattttattttgtgt is from Penaeus chinensis breed Huanghai No. 1 chromosome 36, ASM1920278v2, whole genome shotgun sequence and encodes:
- the LOC125044920 gene encoding uncharacterized protein LOC125044920: MVGDRRHPLLAQMPAPPTHAQRPGMVGVPGVGVKLMQEPGFAAHDSHLYAHRDLQQASGGARYREDHSAASSSASAQGLRYFHMAAAGGAVGEDEGGRRQRALSPGSQHSAAATFFARCE